In Erpetoichthys calabaricus chromosome 2, fErpCal1.3, whole genome shotgun sequence, a genomic segment contains:
- the LOC114645299 gene encoding zinc finger protein 239-like translates to MLQDTLKKWKVSDVNNIHIKQESEDEGYCTVKGESHSKEEALLEDYTVQAHQSVPKIKNEKYRKYSLVSAGWPNLKDDSSGAIKQEASAHHSVEEKCWKKEREERHCKVICTRKRYTCLECGSEFSHLGNLKRHERIHNEQKPYPCEDCGKQFRTSGSLKRHLLIHTGEKPYSCDRCENKFRTSGHLKSHKRVHSGERPYSCGTCGKRFRNPGNLKSHSRIHTGEKPYWCDRCKKGFRKSEDLKVHERIHTGEKPYQCAECKKKFVTSGDLKKHRRTHTGEAPYRCIECEKTFKNSGHLKRHSRIHSGDTPYSCTCGKRFRTSSNLNRHEKTHKRIASKKSCCKKKAKHSKKKTPLSEARCIL, encoded by the exons ATGCTGCAAGATACTCTCAAGAAGTGGAAAGTCTCAGATGTGAACAACATTCATATAAAACAAGAGTCTGAAGATGAAGGGTACTGCACAGTAAAGGGTGAAAGTCACAGTAAAGAGGAAGCCCTGCTAGAGGATTATACAGTCCAAGCTCACCAATCTGtcccaaaaataaagaatgaaaaatataggAAATATTCACTAGTCAGTGCAGGATGGCCTAATCTGAAAGATGATTCCTCCGGAGCCATCAAGCAGGAAGCTTCTGCTCATCATTCAG TGGAAGAAAAATgctggaagaaagaaagagaagaaagacacTGTAAAGTTATTTGTACAAGAAAAAGATATACCTGCCTGGAATGCGGATCTGAATTCAGTCATTTGGGAAATCTTAAAAGACATGAACGAATTCACAATGAACAGAAACCATACCCATGTGAAGACTGTGGAAAACAATTCAGAACCTCGGGCAGTCTGAAACGTCACCTGCtcattcacacaggggagaaacCATACAGCTGTGACAGGTGCGAGAACAAATTCAGAACATCGGGGCATCTGAAAAGTCATAAGAGGGTTCATAGTGGAGAAAGGCCCTATTCATGTGGGACGTGTGGGAAAAGGTTTAGAAATCCAGGAAATCTCAAGTCCCACTCCCGAATACATACAGGAGAGAAACCATACTGGTGTGACCGGTGTAAGAAAGGCTTTCGAAAGTCTGAAGACTTAAAGGTACATGaacgaattcacacaggagaaaagccttACCAATGTGCCGAGTGCAAGAAGAAGTTTGTCACTTCAGGGGATCTGAAGAAGCACAGAAGAACTCACACAGGAGAAGCACCATACCGCTGCATTGAATGCGAGAAAACGTTTAAAAACTCTGGGCACCTTAAAAGACACTCAAGGATTCACAGTGGTGACACCCCCTACTCTTGTACCTGTGGTAAAAGGTTCAGAACCTCAAGCAATCTAAACAGACATGAGAAAACTCATAAAAGAATTGCATCAAAAAAGAGTTGctgcaaaaagaaagcaaaacacaGTAAAAAGAAGACACCTCTTTCAGAGGCACGGTGCATTTTATAG